In one Terriglobia bacterium genomic region, the following are encoded:
- a CDS encoding APC family permease — protein MPTQPEPSTPQSAPPAGLERGLGLREAVALNMIDMVGIGPFVVSSLVIREMGGPQALLAWIGGAALALLDALVWSELGAAMPRAGGSYVFLREAFGAPRWGRLMSFLFVWQTLIQAPLVIASGAIGFSQYATYLHPFPAWQQKAISGGVVLLLVVLLYRRITAVGKISVLLWIGVLATLFWLIFGGATHFNARLAFTFPPGAFHLSWVFFAALGGGMVNTVYTYWGYYNICHLGGEMKQPERNIPRGILISIAGIAVLYLLMQTSILGVVPWQKAQNSPFLVSTFVETIYGTRAANLATLMVLWIAFGSIFSALLGYSRVPYSAALDGNFFRVFARVHPQKHFPHLSLLFLGALAFLFSLFFRLATVIKAILAMRLLVQFIGQAVGVMLLRRRWPAERLPFKMWLYPLPALLTMLGWAGLFWATGPARKWGLLVIGLGVVAFLLRARLVREWPFAQGKQPEAV, from the coding sequence ATGCCTACCCAACCCGAGCCCTCTACGCCGCAAAGCGCCCCCCCAGCGGGTTTGGAGCGCGGGCTGGGCCTGCGCGAAGCCGTGGCCCTGAACATGATCGACATGGTGGGCATCGGCCCGTTCGTGGTGAGTTCGCTGGTGATTCGCGAAATGGGCGGGCCGCAGGCGCTGCTGGCGTGGATCGGCGGCGCGGCACTGGCGCTGCTCGATGCCCTCGTCTGGTCGGAACTGGGCGCGGCGATGCCCCGCGCCGGGGGCAGTTACGTTTTCCTGCGCGAAGCTTTTGGCGCGCCGCGCTGGGGCCGGCTGATGTCCTTCCTCTTCGTGTGGCAGACGCTGATCCAGGCGCCCCTGGTCATCGCCAGCGGGGCGATCGGCTTCTCGCAGTACGCCACCTACCTGCACCCGTTCCCGGCGTGGCAGCAGAAGGCCATCTCCGGTGGCGTGGTGCTTCTCCTCGTCGTGCTGCTCTATCGCCGCATCACGGCGGTTGGCAAGATCTCCGTCCTGCTATGGATCGGAGTGCTGGCCACGCTGTTCTGGCTCATCTTCGGCGGGGCCACGCATTTCAACGCGCGCCTGGCGTTCACGTTTCCCCCGGGTGCCTTCCACCTCTCCTGGGTTTTCTTCGCCGCATTGGGTGGCGGCATGGTCAACACCGTTTACACCTACTGGGGTTACTACAACATCTGCCATCTCGGCGGAGAGATGAAGCAGCCGGAGCGCAACATTCCGCGGGGTATCCTCATCTCCATCGCGGGAATCGCGGTGCTCTACCTGCTGATGCAGACCAGCATCCTGGGCGTCGTGCCCTGGCAGAAGGCGCAGAATTCGCCGTTCCTGGTGAGTACCTTCGTGGAAACCATCTACGGCACGCGCGCCGCCAACCTGGCCACGCTGATGGTGCTGTGGATTGCGTTCGGGTCGATCTTCTCCGCGCTGCTCGGTTACTCGCGCGTGCCCTATTCCGCCGCGCTCGACGGAAATTTTTTCCGGGTGTTTGCGCGCGTGCACCCGCAGAAGCACTTTCCGCACCTCTCCCTGCTCTTTCTCGGAGCCCTGGCGTTTCTCTTCAGCCTGTTCTTCCGGCTGGCGACGGTGATCAAGGCCATCCTGGCGATGCGCTTGCTCGTGCAGTTCATCGGGCAGGCCGTGGGCGTGATGCTTCTGCGGCGGCGCTGGCCCGCGGAGCGTCTGCCGTTCAAGATGTGGCTCTACCCGCTGCCCGCGCTGCTGACCATGCTGGGCTGGGCGGGCCTCTTCTGGGCCACGGGGCCGGCGCGCAAGTGGGGATTGCTGGTGATCGGGCTGGGCGTGGTGGCGTTTCTCCTCCGCGCCCGGCTAGTGAGAGAATGGCCCTTTGCGCAGGGCAAGCAACCGGAGGCCGTGTGA
- a CDS encoding PIG-L family deacetylase gives MTAALTLWLAAPAAAQFPPAPGTGTGLAETVEAIDSARVTTRILYVTAHPDDESSSVLTYLARGLHADVALLSLTRGEGGQNALGPEQAPQLGLIRSQELLAATRGYGVKLFFTRAPDFGFSKTPEETERIWGDQVLDDMVRVIRTFRPNIVINNWGGVHSGHGHHQASGLLTPKAVQMAADPKAFPAQLLEGLNTWGGGAHPVEILGIERGGDSPKGHILPLDEISPLYGKSWRQIGLDAFINHRTQGISGFIGSPYIWRPIALTREDAAANLDPAVLAQPLRALGGDALPEGCTGTAFFCPVLKASEEDLAAARTAALALDWRKAAQALAGAAQAVASLYPGGSHAAHWRASDPLLEELHAAHSRIERALALAAGVEVSAQADKSDLVAGESFTIAVKTRCRQETDCAPGELRLALPEGMKESKREGGPTNGLQITVAVEKPAPPMSTWAQLQPEAPPLVEAQQAVRVAGYSFTAAVPVIHVAASSTRVDRVALRIVPAYTLAVEPKQAIAVLGEARKPFDVFVRVHSNAAQAGQVRVGLDVPGGWTAGPEQALKFAGQGERYARFRVTPPEKLAPGHYAIAAYAIRGEEKFTTSLEPLPTLPTQLWSEPAECRVHAFEISVPENLRVGYITAENEPVPEALQRLGIRVELLDAPALAFGDLARFDAIVVGVRAYELRSDLPGANQRLLDYVAKGGTLVVQYNREFAWDKLQPAPYPAKVAPGKPGSPLPRITDENSPVKFLKPGDALLNRPNKITQDDFQGWVQERGLYYWSQFDARYTPLLGMNDPGEPELDGGLVYTRYGQGTYIYTGLAFFRQMPEGVPGAYRLFVNLLSASRLR, from the coding sequence TTGACTGCAGCACTGACTCTGTGGCTGGCCGCGCCCGCGGCGGCGCAATTCCCGCCCGCGCCGGGCACCGGCACGGGGCTGGCCGAAACGGTCGAGGCCATCGACAGCGCCCGCGTCACCACCCGCATTCTCTACGTCACCGCGCATCCCGACGACGAATCCTCTTCGGTGCTCACCTACCTGGCGCGCGGCCTGCACGCCGACGTGGCTCTGCTCTCCCTCACCCGCGGAGAAGGCGGCCAGAACGCCCTCGGTCCGGAACAGGCGCCGCAGCTCGGCCTCATACGCTCCCAGGAGCTGCTGGCGGCGACCCGCGGTTACGGCGTAAAGCTCTTCTTCACCCGCGCGCCCGATTTCGGCTTTTCGAAGACCCCGGAAGAGACCGAGCGCATCTGGGGCGACCAGGTGCTCGACGACATGGTCCGCGTCATCCGCACCTTCCGCCCGAACATCGTGATCAACAACTGGGGCGGCGTCCACAGTGGCCACGGGCACCACCAGGCTTCCGGCTTGCTCACACCAAAGGCCGTGCAGATGGCCGCGGATCCGAAAGCCTTCCCCGCACAGCTGCTGGAGGGCCTCAACACCTGGGGCGGCGGCGCGCATCCGGTGGAGATTCTCGGCATCGAGCGCGGCGGCGACAGTCCGAAGGGACATATCCTGCCGCTTGACGAAATCTCGCCGCTCTACGGCAAATCGTGGCGGCAGATCGGCCTCGATGCCTTCATCAATCACCGCACCCAGGGCATTTCCGGATTTATCGGCTCGCCCTACATCTGGCGCCCGATTGCCCTGACACGCGAAGATGCCGCCGCCAATCTCGATCCCGCCGTCCTGGCGCAGCCGCTCCGCGCGCTCGGCGGCGATGCCTTGCCGGAAGGCTGCACGGGCACGGCGTTTTTCTGCCCCGTACTGAAAGCATCCGAAGAGGATCTGGCCGCGGCGCGCACCGCGGCCCTGGCGCTCGATTGGCGGAAGGCCGCGCAAGCGCTCGCCGGAGCCGCCCAGGCCGTCGCCTCGCTCTATCCCGGCGGGAGTCACGCAGCGCACTGGCGCGCCAGCGATCCTCTCTTGGAAGAGCTGCATGCCGCGCACAGCCGCATCGAGCGGGCGCTGGCTCTGGCTGCGGGCGTCGAAGTGAGTGCGCAGGCGGACAAGAGCGACCTCGTCGCGGGCGAATCGTTCACCATCGCGGTGAAGACGCGCTGCCGCCAGGAAACAGACTGCGCGCCCGGCGAACTGCGTCTGGCGCTGCCGGAAGGAATGAAGGAAAGCAAGCGCGAGGGCGGTCCCACAAATGGATTGCAGATCACCGTGGCCGTGGAAAAACCCGCACCGCCGATGAGCACCTGGGCGCAACTGCAGCCGGAAGCGCCGCCCCTGGTGGAGGCGCAGCAGGCCGTCCGTGTCGCGGGATACAGCTTCACCGCGGCCGTGCCCGTAATTCATGTCGCGGCCAGCTCCACCCGCGTGGACCGTGTGGCGTTGCGCATCGTGCCGGCGTACACGCTGGCCGTGGAGCCCAAACAGGCGATCGCGGTGCTCGGCGAGGCGCGCAAGCCTTTCGACGTTTTCGTGCGCGTGCATTCCAATGCCGCGCAGGCAGGCCAAGTGCGCGTGGGCCTGGACGTGCCGGGGGGCTGGACGGCCGGCCCGGAGCAGGCGCTCAAATTTGCCGGCCAGGGCGAGCGCTACGCGCGCTTCCGCGTCACGCCGCCGGAAAAGCTCGCGCCGGGGCACTACGCAATTGCCGCGTACGCCATACGCGGCGAAGAAAAATTCACCACGTCGCTCGAGCCCCTGCCCACGCTGCCGACTCAGCTGTGGAGCGAACCGGCGGAGTGCCGGGTGCACGCCTTCGAGATCAGCGTGCCGGAAAATCTGCGCGTCGGTTACATCACTGCGGAAAACGAGCCGGTCCCGGAAGCGCTGCAACGCCTGGGCATTCGCGTGGAGCTGCTGGACGCGCCGGCGCTGGCCTTCGGCGACCTCGCGCGCTTCGACGCCATCGTGGTGGGTGTGCGCGCCTACGAGTTGCGTTCCGACCTGCCCGGCGCGAACCAGCGCCTGCTCGATTACGTGGCCAAGGGCGGCACGCTCGTCGTGCAGTACAACCGCGAATTCGCGTGGGACAAGCTGCAACCGGCGCCCTATCCCGCGAAGGTCGCTCCGGGAAAGCCCGGCAGTCCGCTGCCGCGCATCACCGATGAGAATTCTCCCGTGAAATTTCTGAAGCCCGGCGACGCCCTGTTGAACCGTCCTAACAAGATCACCCAGGACGACTTTCAGGGCTGGGTGCAGGAGCGCGGTCTCTATTATTGGAGCCAATTCGATGCGCGTTACACGCCGCTGCTGGGGATGAACGACCCAGGCGAGCCGGAACTCGACGGCGGGCTGGTTTACACGCGCTACGGCCAGGGCACCTACATTTATACGGGGCTGGCCTTCTTCCGGCAGATGCCCGAGGGTGTGCCCGGAGCGTACAGGCTTTTTGTGAATCTCCTCAGCGCATCGCGCTTGCGCTGA
- a CDS encoding SDR family oxidoreductase translates to MRLKNKRALITGGGSGLGRAMAERFTAEGAAVAIADINKADAQEVVKQLTARGHKAMCTIGDVSRTADAQRMVQEAVAFLGGLEILVNNAGIETVGSVTTAKEEDWDRQIGVNLRGTFVMSRFGVPEIIKAGGGSVINLGSIGGLVAVKEYSAYGASKAAIVQLTRSMAADYAAHHIRVNSICPGPIDTPMIQRAAETLNPKDPEAIKKLYGSYTMLNRLGKPEEIANCALFLASDEAGYVTGHALVADGGYTEQ, encoded by the coding sequence ATGCGACTGAAAAACAAGCGGGCATTGATCACCGGCGGGGGCTCCGGCCTGGGCCGGGCCATGGCGGAGCGCTTCACGGCCGAAGGCGCCGCGGTGGCCATCGCCGACATCAACAAGGCGGACGCCCAGGAGGTGGTGAAGCAGTTGACGGCCAGGGGGCACAAGGCCATGTGCACCATCGGCGACGTCTCCAGAACCGCGGACGCGCAACGCATGGTGCAGGAAGCGGTAGCTTTTCTGGGCGGGCTGGAGATCCTGGTGAACAACGCCGGGATCGAAACGGTCGGCTCGGTGACCACCGCGAAAGAAGAGGACTGGGACCGGCAGATCGGCGTGAACCTGCGCGGCACCTTCGTGATGAGCCGCTTCGGCGTGCCGGAAATCATCAAGGCCGGCGGCGGCTCGGTGATCAACCTCGGCTCGATCGGCGGGCTGGTGGCGGTCAAGGAATATTCGGCCTACGGGGCGTCCAAGGCCGCCATCGTGCAGCTCACGCGCAGCATGGCCGCGGACTACGCGGCGCACCACATCCGCGTGAACAGCATCTGCCCCGGCCCCATCGACACGCCGATGATCCAGCGCGCCGCGGAGACCCTCAACCCCAAGGACCCGGAAGCGATCAAGAAATTGTACGGCAGCTACACTATGCTCAACCGCCTGGGCAAGCCGGAGGAAATCGCCAACTGCGCGCTGTTCCTGGCCAGCGACGAAGCGGGCTACGTCACCGGGCACGCCTTGGTGGCCGACGGCGGCTACACCGAGCAGTAG
- a CDS encoding nuclear transport factor 2 family protein gives MKRKLRAAGLLFLCGCVLLLGALPAAAQKEKKSKKEKKAIDTAPLTLPLPEEKQIDVAISGMLAAWQLGDVELLHKAYADDVSVVSGAWEPPILGWANYLADYQRQRARVQQVRMDRLNTYVHVSGTFGWACYQWEFSGVVDGQQSAARGQTTLVLEKRDGKWLIVHNHTSLVQTAAPPAPATTPAGAPNPSQPESKPPSP, from the coding sequence GTGAAAAGGAAGCTGCGGGCTGCCGGGCTGCTGTTCCTGTGCGGATGCGTGCTGCTGCTCGGCGCCCTGCCTGCCGCGGCGCAAAAAGAGAAAAAGTCCAAGAAAGAAAAGAAGGCGATCGACACCGCCCCTCTGACGCTTCCCCTCCCCGAGGAGAAACAGATTGACGTGGCCATCTCCGGGATGCTCGCGGCGTGGCAGCTAGGGGACGTCGAGTTGCTGCACAAGGCCTACGCCGATGACGTATCTGTCGTCAGCGGCGCCTGGGAGCCGCCTATCCTCGGCTGGGCCAACTATCTCGCGGATTACCAGCGGCAGCGTGCGCGGGTGCAGCAGGTGCGCATGGACCGGCTGAACACCTATGTGCATGTGAGTGGCACCTTCGGCTGGGCTTGCTATCAGTGGGAATTTTCCGGAGTGGTGGACGGGCAGCAGAGCGCGGCGCGCGGCCAGACCACGCTGGTTCTGGAAAAGCGCGACGGGAAGTGGCTGATCGTGCACAACCACACTTCGCTCGTCCAAACGGCTGCGCCTCCCGCACCGGCCACAACTCCCGCGGGCGCGCCAAACCCGTCACAGCCGGAGAGCAAGCCCCCGTCGCCGTGA
- a CDS encoding response regulator, translated as MLSPRSARFALASLFPLMTVPGLFALTLWPPNALPREFGYLGPVRVLGTGTTVNLLVGLAYLIISVTLFWLIRRAGRALPFPVCFWAFGVFIFGSGSLHLLEVAMAGKQGNWFTISFMVLTAVSSLGAAAVLLFGANKILAFVRTAAEAAERRGNERFRVMMQAAPTSVIGFDTEGRINAWNAAAERLFGQGPGTIAEAERRIVPGDRMAEHEDLLQRARAGEVITGYETVRLRADGAPFPASISLAPFYSDQDKLEGLRMNVEDISARKRAEQELQEKTATLAAVTQALTSFLDSGDWSHASQHLLQFALRQTQSEYGFLGVLVDGPVLRVLAHDGVVWDQTLGRALYEEKMRQQAETGYFDVTHIHNLLGYVITQHEPVIANSRASDPRSGALPPGHPPLDAFLGVPIFKGQEAVGLIAVANRPGGYSANELRALETMSQATGVLYDNYRQSLKQKKLEEEQKQLEAQMRQAQKMEVLGRLAGGVAHDFNNMLMVLSGNSEMLDKFLPPRSPARNYLQQIHRTTEKAAGLTRQLLAFSRKQVVELRRLNLHDALCEAETILSRLLGSDIQLEFVHQAADPWILSDPSQIEQVVANLAINARDAMPQGGHLRISTRHAVVLPQDFPGVGPSSRGWILLEVADTGFGMDEATRAQIFEPFFTTKPVGKGTGLGLSTVYGIVKQSGGGIRVESAPGLGARFELYFPAAEPLEPSASVLPVRVPEIVRGEGRTVLIADDETALRHALVEMLRGSGYRVLEATSTAEALELAANFSGTLDVLLTDLDMPDLRGTELARRLSEQHPGVRVIVMSGYAEELPETQLPPNSTLLQKPFPFAALLEEIKLAHPRP; from the coding sequence TTGCTTTCTCCTCGCTCCGCGCGCTTTGCGCTCGCCTCCCTGTTTCCGCTGATGACGGTGCCGGGGCTCTTTGCGCTAACCCTCTGGCCGCCCAACGCCCTGCCGCGCGAATTCGGCTACCTCGGCCCGGTCCGCGTGCTCGGGACGGGTACGACCGTCAACCTGCTTGTCGGCCTCGCTTACCTGATCATTTCCGTCACGCTGTTCTGGCTGATTCGCCGTGCCGGCCGCGCTCTGCCTTTCCCCGTTTGCTTCTGGGCGTTTGGTGTTTTCATTTTCGGTTCCGGAAGCTTGCACCTCCTGGAAGTAGCCATGGCCGGGAAGCAGGGGAACTGGTTCACAATCTCGTTTATGGTTCTCACTGCGGTTTCTTCGCTCGGCGCCGCGGCCGTCCTGCTCTTCGGTGCAAACAAGATTCTTGCCTTTGTGCGTACCGCCGCAGAAGCCGCGGAACGCCGCGGTAATGAACGTTTCCGCGTGATGATGCAGGCCGCGCCCACGAGCGTCATCGGTTTTGACACCGAGGGCCGCATCAACGCCTGGAATGCGGCCGCGGAGCGCCTGTTCGGCCAGGGTCCCGGCACCATCGCGGAAGCGGAGAGACGCATCGTTCCCGGGGACCGGATGGCCGAGCACGAAGATTTGCTGCAGAGAGCGCGCGCCGGGGAAGTGATCACCGGATACGAGACCGTGCGGCTGCGCGCCGACGGCGCGCCCTTTCCGGCCAGCATCTCCCTGGCCCCTTTTTACAGCGATCAGGACAAACTGGAAGGCCTGCGGATGAACGTTGAGGATATCAGCGCCCGCAAGCGTGCCGAGCAGGAATTGCAGGAGAAGACAGCCACCCTGGCGGCCGTGACCCAGGCGCTGACCTCCTTCCTGGATAGCGGCGACTGGAGCCATGCCAGCCAGCATCTCCTGCAATTCGCCCTGCGCCAGACGCAGAGCGAATACGGCTTTCTCGGCGTGCTGGTGGACGGCCCGGTGCTGCGCGTCCTCGCGCACGACGGCGTAGTCTGGGACCAAACCCTCGGCCGCGCCCTGTACGAAGAGAAAATGCGGCAGCAGGCCGAAACGGGCTATTTCGATGTGACCCACATTCACAATCTTCTCGGCTACGTTATCACCCAGCACGAACCCGTCATCGCCAACTCCCGCGCCAGCGATCCGCGCTCCGGCGCGCTTCCCCCCGGCCATCCCCCACTGGATGCCTTTCTCGGCGTCCCCATCTTCAAGGGCCAGGAAGCCGTCGGCTTGATCGCCGTGGCCAACCGGCCGGGCGGCTATTCCGCGAATGAGTTGCGGGCCCTCGAAACCATGTCCCAGGCCACCGGCGTGCTCTACGACAACTACCGCCAGAGCCTGAAACAGAAGAAGCTCGAGGAAGAGCAGAAGCAACTGGAAGCGCAGATGCGCCAGGCGCAGAAGATGGAAGTGCTCGGGCGGCTCGCCGGCGGCGTAGCCCACGACTTCAACAATATGCTGATGGTGCTCAGCGGCAATTCCGAGATGCTCGACAAATTCCTCCCGCCGCGCTCGCCCGCCCGCAACTATCTGCAGCAGATCCACCGCACCACCGAGAAGGCCGCCGGGCTCACCCGGCAGCTTCTGGCTTTCAGCCGCAAGCAGGTCGTGGAGCTGCGCCGCCTCAATCTCCACGATGCCCTATGCGAGGCCGAAACCATCCTGTCCCGCCTCCTCGGCTCCGATATCCAACTCGAGTTTGTGCACCAGGCGGCGGACCCCTGGATTCTCTCCGACCCCTCACAGATCGAGCAGGTCGTCGCCAACCTGGCCATCAATGCCCGCGACGCCATGCCCCAAGGCGGCCATCTGCGAATTTCCACGCGCCACGCCGTGGTTCTACCCCAGGATTTTCCCGGGGTGGGGCCTAGTTCGCGTGGCTGGATTCTCCTCGAAGTCGCCGATACCGGCTTCGGCATGGACGAAGCCACCCGCGCACAGATCTTCGAGCCTTTTTTCACCACCAAGCCCGTGGGCAAAGGGACGGGGCTCGGGCTCTCCACCGTATACGGCATCGTGAAGCAGAGCGGCGGGGGCATCCGCGTGGAATCCGCCCCCGGCCTGGGAGCGCGCTTCGAGCTGTATTTCCCGGCCGCGGAACCCCTGGAACCCTCCGCGTCCGTGCTTCCGGTTAGAGTTCCGGAGATCGTCCGCGGGGAAGGAAGGACGGTTCTGATCGCCGATGACGAAACGGCGCTGCGCCACGCCCTGGTGGAAATGCTCCGCGGTTCCGGCTACCGCGTCCTCGAAGCCACCAGCACGGCCGAAGCCCTGGAACTGGCTGCCAACTTTTCCGGCACCCTCGATGTTCTGCTCACCGACCTGGACATGCCCGATCTACGCGGCACCGAGCTCGCCCGCCGCCTCAGCGAACAGCACCCGGGCGTCCGCGTCATCGTCATGTCCGGCTACGCCGAGGAACTCCCGGAAACGCAGCTCCCCCCGAACAGCACCCTGCTGCAGAAACCATTTCCGTTTGCCGCGCTCCTCGAAGAGATTAAACTAGCGCATCCCCGGCCGTAG
- a CDS encoding cupin domain-containing protein, giving the protein MAITCNVSAVAAEPLVNGVERQRLLTQERVAGTNILLDRLTFAAGASFEFAVPGQSLAWFQMLAGEARITHAQGSEALSEVHVVFLPPGFRGTLTSARGARLLYAEVPNATRFDPALAAHPPQFRVVDWTREPVLHSQHDARKRIYLATPKLFGTKAIKGEMIIYPPGTTAANHHHEGAEHFMYILRGHGTAYANEKPFPVREGDVVYYPDRERHYLSAGGDEDMVFAEFFAPGECTTVWVDESKVCTWLPTGRDIRGGTPAREIKGHSLAESAIPQDV; this is encoded by the coding sequence ATGGCCATCACTTGCAATGTAAGTGCGGTTGCCGCGGAGCCGCTCGTCAACGGGGTCGAACGCCAGAGGCTTCTCACGCAAGAGCGCGTCGCAGGCACGAACATCCTGCTCGACCGGCTGACGTTCGCGGCGGGCGCCTCGTTCGAGTTCGCGGTTCCCGGGCAGAGCCTCGCCTGGTTCCAGATGCTCGCTGGCGAGGCCAGGATTACTCACGCCCAGGGCAGCGAAGCGCTTTCCGAGGTCCACGTCGTCTTTCTGCCCCCGGGCTTCCGGGGGACGCTGACGAGCGCTCGCGGGGCGCGCCTGCTTTACGCCGAGGTTCCCAACGCCACGCGCTTCGATCCCGCCCTCGCGGCGCATCCTCCCCAATTCCGCGTAGTGGATTGGACGCGCGAGCCCGTGCTCCACTCGCAACATGACGCGCGCAAGCGCATCTATCTCGCGACCCCCAAGCTCTTCGGCACCAAGGCCATCAAGGGCGAGATGATCATCTACCCGCCGGGAACGACCGCGGCGAACCATCATCACGAGGGCGCGGAGCACTTCATGTACATCCTGCGCGGCCACGGCACCGCGTACGCCAACGAGAAGCCCTTCCCGGTGCGCGAGGGCGACGTGGTGTACTACCCGGATCGCGAGCGGCATTATTTGTCTGCCGGGGGCGACGAGGACATGGTGTTCGCCGAGTTTTTCGCGCCCGGCGAATGCACCACCGTCTGGGTGGACGAAAGCAAGGTGTGCACCTGGCTGCCCACCGGCCGCGATATCCGCGGCGGCACGCCGGCGCGCGAAATCAAAGGCCACAGCCTGGCGGAGTCCGCGATTCCCCAGGACGTGTAA